The Desulfovibrio subterraneus genome has a segment encoding these proteins:
- a CDS encoding VOC family protein: protein MTRYTGVNHLAMATGDMDATVRFWRDLLGMRLVAGLGHEGYRQYFFEISATDMIAFFEWEGVEPLVEKDHGVPVRGRYAFDHVAVGVADSEALWEIRDRLEGAGIWVSEPVDHGFIHSVYTFDPNGIALEFSCMVPGVDVREHPRMTDSAPCAAALQGPEPVAGVWPEGTPTPAEDRMVYPGEGHDFLHRKRNRWD from the coding sequence ATGACACGATATACCGGCGTTAATCATCTGGCCATGGCCACGGGCGACATGGATGCCACCGTGCGCTTCTGGCGCGATCTGTTGGGAATGCGGCTTGTGGCGGGACTGGGGCATGAGGGCTACCGTCAGTATTTCTTCGAGATATCGGCAACGGACATGATTGCCTTTTTCGAGTGGGAAGGCGTGGAACCGCTTGTGGAAAAAGACCACGGGGTCCCCGTGCGGGGCAGATACGCCTTTGACCATGTGGCAGTGGGGGTGGCTGATTCCGAGGCCTTGTGGGAGATACGCGACAGGCTGGAAGGGGCGGGCATATGGGTTTCCGAACCGGTGGATCACGGCTTCATCCACTCGGTGTATACCTTCGACCCCAACGGTATAGCTTTGGAATTCAGCTGCATGGTGCCGGGGGTGGATGTGCGCGAGCATCCGCGTATGACGGACAGCGCGCCGTGCGCCGCGGCACTGCAGGGGCCTGAGCCTGTTGCCGGAGTATGGCCGGAAGGAACACCCACTCCGGCAGAGGACCGCATGGTCTATCCGGGTGAGGGACATGATTTTTTGCACCGCAAACGCAACCGGTGGGACTAA
- a CDS encoding MucR family transcriptional regulator gives MDEYLKQALEIIKAQASVRTMTEEEISSMMRSIALSIKQIAEGAEAETVAPETEQDPTKVIKEKSITCLECGKAFMAQWKEWSDVTEKVYYSSMLK, from the coding sequence ATGGATGAGTATCTGAAACAAGCGCTGGAGATCATCAAGGCTCAGGCATCGGTGCGTACCATGACGGAAGAAGAGATCAGCTCCATGATGCGGAGCATTGCTCTTTCCATCAAGCAGATTGCCGAAGGTGCGGAGGCAGAAACGGTAGCGCCTGAGACGGAACAGGACCCGACCAAGGTGATAAAGGAAAAGTCCATTACCTGTCTCGAGTGCGGCAAGGCCTTTATGGCGCAGTGGAAGGAATGGTCCGACGTGACGGAAAAGGTCTACTACAGCTCAATGCTGAAGTAG
- a CDS encoding ABC transporter substrate-binding protein gives MIAHIRKLFEVVSVGIFVLSLASQAGGQEIPRVFILHSYELEHVCGEPQHVGVLRGLAESGFTEGVNLAVQTFPMDTKRVNNTPQLMRLQAELAKKAIRAFSPDVLVTLDDNAFRMVALEFVDSQMPVVFSGLNMRPETCVAGKRWLESREQPGHNITGVLEKLHSLTALRVQRKILQSLDTVFVIADNSTTGQAGMEQFHEELAAEPHDFAVREMVTDSWEEYQRQMLAACNDSEIDTIYPMALLLKDASGRAYTAPEILKWTSKICRKPSIPINYSFVKLGVMGGVGVDFEHMGMQAGRIVGRLLKGEKPGNIPLEQAERYALVFNLKRAKELGIVIPEDILLAADYVYTE, from the coding sequence ATGATCGCACATATCCGGAAACTGTTTGAAGTGGTGTCCGTCGGCATTTTTGTCCTGAGTCTGGCTTCTCAGGCCGGAGGGCAGGAAATCCCGAGGGTTTTTATCCTTCACAGTTATGAACTCGAACATGTCTGCGGTGAGCCGCAGCATGTGGGGGTGTTGCGCGGACTGGCGGAAAGCGGATTCACCGAAGGGGTGAATCTTGCGGTGCAGACCTTTCCCATGGACACCAAGCGGGTGAACAATACCCCGCAGCTTATGCGCCTGCAGGCCGAGCTGGCAAAAAAAGCCATTCGCGCGTTCAGTCCTGATGTGCTGGTAACGCTGGATGACAACGCCTTTCGCATGGTTGCGCTGGAATTTGTTGATTCGCAGATGCCGGTGGTATTTTCCGGTCTGAACATGCGTCCGGAAACGTGTGTTGCGGGCAAGCGGTGGCTTGAATCCCGTGAACAGCCGGGACACAACATCACTGGCGTGCTGGAGAAGCTGCACTCGCTCACGGCGCTCAGGGTGCAGCGCAAGATTTTGCAGTCGCTGGATACCGTGTTCGTGATCGCGGATAATTCTACCACTGGGCAGGCCGGAATGGAGCAGTTTCATGAGGAACTGGCTGCCGAGCCGCATGACTTTGCCGTGCGGGAAATGGTGACGGACAGCTGGGAGGAGTATCAGCGCCAGATGCTGGCAGCCTGCAACGACAGCGAGATTGATACCATCTATCCCATGGCTCTGCTGCTCAAGGATGCCTCTGGCAGGGCGTATACCGCGCCGGAAATTTTGAAGTGGACCTCGAAGATCTGCCGCAAGCCCAGCATTCCCATCAACTATTCCTTCGTAAAGCTGGGCGTGATGGGCGGTGTGGGCGTTGATTTTGAACATATGGGCATGCAGGCCGGCAGAATTGTCGGGCGGCTGCTCAAGGGTGAAAAGCCCGGAAACATCCCGTTGGAGCAGGCAGAGCGCTATGCGCTGGTGTTCAATCTGAAGCGGGCAAAGGAACTGGGCATAGTCATTCCTGAAGATATTTTGCTGGCTGCGGACTATGTATACACAGAGTAA
- a CDS encoding peroxiredoxin — MLRHHSYCRLVLLLAALMLCSAGSAWAVVDPAQLFDPGRLKPVDSVLKVAVGQAAPDFSLPSLSGGKVSLSEFRGKKNVVISFVPAAFTPVCSDQWPGYNIARELFEAHDAVLLGITTDNLPSLYAWTHQMDAGGLWFPVLSDFWPHGAVASAYGLLRTEGVSERGIIIVDKQGIIRYVSVSDINLRPELGSIMKELEALQ; from the coding sequence ATGCTCCGTCATCATTCATATTGCAGGCTGGTCCTGCTTCTGGCGGCTCTGATGCTGTGTTCGGCCGGTTCCGCATGGGCGGTAGTGGACCCTGCGCAGCTGTTTGACCCCGGGCGTCTGAAACCCGTGGACAGCGTGCTCAAGGTGGCCGTGGGGCAGGCTGCGCCTGACTTCAGTCTGCCTTCGCTCAGTGGGGGCAAGGTTTCTCTGTCGGAGTTTCGCGGAAAGAAGAACGTGGTCATCAGTTTTGTGCCTGCGGCCTTCACGCCCGTTTGTTCCGACCAGTGGCCGGGGTATAACATTGCACGCGAGCTGTTCGAGGCGCACGATGCGGTTCTGCTTGGCATAACCACGGATAATCTGCCCTCGCTGTATGCGTGGACGCACCAGATGGACGCAGGCGGCCTGTGGTTTCCCGTACTATCAGATTTTTGGCCGCACGGCGCAGTGGCATCAGCCTACGGGCTTCTCCGGACGGAAGGTGTGAGCGAGCGGGGCATCATCATTGTCGACAAGCAGGGTATCATCCGGTACGTCTCGGTATCCGACATAAATCTTCGCCCTGAACTGGGCAGCATCATGAAGGAACTGGAAGCGCTGCAGTAG
- the speD gene encoding adenosylmethionine decarboxylase, with product MTTTVTGTHCLLELTGCSADLLNDEAFIRQAITDAAAAAGSTLLSLTSHAFAPQGVTALGLLGESHISIHTWPEAGYAAADIFTCGSTCQPRAACDLLAERLRAGNATIREFERGNAQ from the coding sequence GTGACCACCACCGTAACCGGAACCCACTGCCTGCTGGAACTTACCGGCTGTTCCGCTGACCTGCTGAACGATGAAGCCTTCATCCGGCAGGCCATAACGGACGCCGCAGCCGCCGCAGGCTCCACCCTGCTCTCCCTGACCAGTCACGCCTTTGCACCGCAGGGCGTAACAGCCCTCGGCCTGCTGGGTGAATCGCACATATCCATCCACACATGGCCGGAAGCCGGATACGCCGCCGCAGACATCTTCACCTGCGGCAGCACCTGCCAGCCCCGCGCTGCCTGCGATCTGCTTGCGGAACGCCTGCGGGCGGGCAACGCCACCATACGTGAATTTGAACGGGGCAACGCACAATAA
- a CDS encoding peroxiredoxin family protein: protein MKRPNLLLILAVLLVPLLAGTLHAEPLKAGEAFPDVVLSGDLTAVQKDYLGLTGEGPWTLKDVKADYVLIEVFSMYCPHCQAEAPAVNELYELMNASPHAGAMKLIGIGAGNSRFEVQFFRKKYGISLPLFEDTELALHTQLGQPATPHFYLVNLKGGQLETLYSETGRMKSPAAFFTKQKQAAGLK from the coding sequence ATGAAGCGTCCGAATTTGCTGCTCATTTTGGCTGTTCTGCTGGTACCGCTGCTGGCGGGCACACTGCATGCCGAGCCCTTGAAAGCCGGTGAAGCGTTTCCCGATGTCGTGCTTTCGGGCGATCTGACTGCTGTGCAGAAGGACTATCTGGGGCTCACGGGGGAAGGCCCCTGGACGCTCAAGGACGTGAAAGCAGACTACGTGCTCATAGAGGTATTCAGCATGTACTGCCCGCATTGCCAGGCGGAAGCGCCTGCCGTGAACGAACTTTATGAGCTGATGAACGCATCACCCCATGCGGGCGCCATGAAGCTCATCGGCATAGGCGCGGGCAATTCGCGGTTCGAGGTGCAGTTCTTCAGAAAGAAGTATGGTATTTCCCTGCCGCTGTTCGAGGATACGGAACTTGCCCTGCACACGCAGCTGGGGCAACCCGCAACACCGCATTTCTATCTGGTGAACCTCAAGGGCGGCCAGCTGGAAACCCTGTATTCGGAAACAGGGCGCATGAAATCACCCGCGGCGTTCTTTACGAAGCAGAAGCAGGCCGCGGGCCTTAAATAG